A part of Deltaproteobacteria bacterium genomic DNA contains:
- a CDS encoding GYD domain-containing protein — MPIFMMFGKYSTDALKKVSSERTRKAVEIIKKNGGKVISMYAVLGEHDLVFTLDFPNAENALLASATLNVLTGISFVTSPVVDVEQFDRLLSEIKDL, encoded by the coding sequence ATGCCGATATTTATGATGTTTGGGAAGTATTCCACAGATGCGCTCAAGAAGGTTTCATCGGAACGAACTAGAAAGGCTGTCGAAATTATCAAGAAGAATGGTGGGAAAGTAATATCTATGTATGCCGTATTAGGAGAACACGACCTTGTTTTTACTTTGGATTTTCCTAATGCAGAGAACGCGCTGTTAGCCTCAGCAACGTTAAATGTGCTGACGGGGATCTCTTTTGTCACATCACCGGTGGTTGATGTGGAACAGTTTGATAGATTGCTGTCTGAAATCAAAGATCTGTAG
- a CDS encoding ChbG/HpnK family deacetylase yields the protein MRASTLLVVSLTLVMILMMSDTDAQDTRLIMRGDDFGMTQGSLVAFEKAFNEGVLTCASIIVPAPWFEATADLIRNNPSWCIGVHLTLIGEWKGYRWRPVLSWNMVKSIVDEDGFLYRYPDELLARTPRIEEIEAEWRAQINLALKKGIKLQYLDFHYMGPASYPGLSEVVGRIAMDYNLPLSGTLGEKRLPGIYKTPIGKKTELAVKTLENLKPGLWLWVFHPGIDSPEHNALIHTNPEDVFKDGNVGKHRAAETETLRSPRVKAVIKNRAIKLTTYGVIWKELQERN from the coding sequence ATGAGAGCATCAACCCTTTTGGTTGTATCACTTACACTGGTGATGATTCTAATGATGAGCGATACAGATGCACAGGATACAAGACTCATCATGAGAGGCGATGACTTCGGGATGACTCAAGGTTCGCTCGTGGCGTTTGAGAAAGCGTTTAACGAAGGTGTATTAACCTGTGCATCCATTATAGTCCCCGCACCTTGGTTTGAGGCCACTGCCGACCTAATTCGGAATAATCCAAGTTGGTGCATCGGTGTTCACCTTACCCTGATAGGGGAGTGGAAAGGTTACCGTTGGAGACCAGTACTGTCTTGGAATATGGTAAAGTCAATAGTTGATGAGGACGGGTTTCTTTATAGATACCCTGACGAACTCCTTGCACGAACACCGAGAATTGAGGAGATCGAGGCCGAATGGCGTGCACAGATCAACCTTGCGCTCAAGAAAGGTATCAAGCTGCAGTATCTCGATTTTCATTACATGGGTCCAGCAAGTTACCCCGGCCTAAGTGAGGTGGTGGGCAGGATCGCAATGGATTACAACCTGCCATTGTCTGGAACCCTTGGTGAAAAACGGTTGCCCGGTATTTACAAGACGCCTATTGGAAAAAAGACAGAACTTGCGGTAAAAACGCTGGAGAATCTGAAGCCCGGCTTGTGGCTATGGGTGTTTCATCCTGGAATTGATTCGCCGGAGCATAACGCCCTCATCCACACGAACCCTGAGGATGTGTTCAAAGATGGTAATGTCGGAAAGCATAGGGCTGCTGAGACAGAGACGCTGAGGAGTCCTCGGGTAAAGGCAGTTATTAAAAACCGTGCTATCAAGCTGACCACCTACGGAGTAATTTGGAAAGAATTGCAGGAGAGGAATTAG
- a CDS encoding tetratricopeptide repeat protein yields the protein MRCRGKIIPALVLAGLLFSQVVQALTMEPPLPSDCAEAEKAADPQAKVSLYTRCLDGSDKYGRSLESYQRDNMHFHRANALFELRRYAEALVDYDRVIAKTYSGHVWALHQRGLTHQAMGQRQLALADFKRALEFNSDAVWVRFDRGQLFAEMGLYQSAIEDLHMAATSSPKTAVYANALAWLLATCPDAKIHAGKEAVRFALKAVSIDRNAQYLDTLAAAQARKGDFKQAVETQQAALDLLRKDKAAQETIKEFTTRLSLYTAGKPYTQHRSE from the coding sequence ATGCGGTGTCGTGGAAAAATTATTCCTGCTCTAGTTCTGGCCGGTCTGCTGTTTTCGCAAGTTGTGCAGGCATTGACTATGGAGCCCCCGTTGCCGAGCGATTGCGCGGAGGCGGAAAAAGCGGCGGATCCGCAGGCCAAGGTAAGCTTGTACACGCGCTGTCTTGATGGGAGCGATAAGTACGGTAGATCACTTGAGTCCTATCAGCGCGACAACATGCATTTTCATCGTGCCAATGCGTTGTTCGAACTGCGCCGCTATGCAGAAGCGCTTGTCGACTATGACCGGGTTATTGCCAAAACATACAGCGGCCATGTTTGGGCGCTGCACCAGCGTGGATTGACACATCAGGCGATGGGGCAACGTCAACTTGCTCTTGCTGACTTCAAGCGGGCATTGGAGTTCAATTCAGATGCGGTCTGGGTGCGCTTTGATCGCGGCCAACTTTTTGCCGAGATGGGTCTGTACCAATCAGCGATTGAAGACTTGCACATGGCTGCAACATCATCGCCCAAGACCGCTGTATACGCAAACGCTCTGGCTTGGTTACTGGCTACCTGTCCCGACGCAAAAATTCATGCCGGCAAGGAGGCGGTACGCTTTGCACTCAAGGCGGTAAGCATCGACAGAAATGCCCAATACCTTGACACTCTGGCGGCCGCGCAGGCAAGGAAAGGCGATTTCAAGCAGGCTGTTGAAACCCAACAGGCGGCGCTGGATTTGCTTCGAAAGGACAAGGCAGCACAGGAAACCATCAAGGAATTTACCACCCGCCTCAGCCTGTACACAGCAGGTAAGCCCTACACGCAGCATCGATCCGAATAA
- a CDS encoding PAS domain S-box protein, producing MEDQSKTKQVLIQELDSLRQRIAELEQSELEHRQAEGASRDNETKLQAIFNTVGTGILIIDRDTQIIIEANQTAIEMTGLPKERIIGKICHSLVCSAQAGKCPVKDLGQSVDHSERKLIHADGHLKDILETVYPITIKGRDCYIESFIDITDRKRAEEALRESEEKFRVLADSTPTAVMLYQDDRWVYANRAAETICGYSEKELLAMNFWDILHPDFKPLIQERGRKRQRGEETTNRYEFKIIMKDGAEKWVDLSGASTMLRGRPAGIISVLDITDRVLIQEEREKLQSRLIQAQKMEAIGTLARHCP from the coding sequence TTAGAGCATCGGCAGGCGGAGGGGGCGTCGCGTGATAACGAAACCAAACTACAGGCAATATTCAATACAGTAGGAACCGGGATTCTCATTATTGACAGGGACACTCAGATCATTATTGAAGCGAATCAGACTGCCATAGAAATGACCGGGCTGCCCAAAGAGAGGATTATAGGAAAGATCTGTCACTCATTGGTTTGTTCTGCCCAGGCAGGCAAATGTCCGGTCAAAGATCTCGGTCAAAGTGTCGATCACTCTGAACGCAAGCTCATCCATGCTGATGGACATCTAAAAGACATCCTGGAAACCGTTTATCCTATTACCATCAAAGGAAGGGATTGTTATATTGAAAGTTTTATCGACATCACCGACCGCAAGCGGGCGGAGGAAGCGCTACGGGAGAGCGAGGAGAAGTTCAGGGTTTTGGCCGATTCGACGCCCACGGCGGTGATGCTTTACCAGGATGACCGTTGGGTTTACGCGAACAGGGCCGCCGAGACCATCTGCGGTTATTCCGAAAAAGAACTCTTGGCCATGAATTTCTGGGACATCCTTCATCCCGACTTCAAGCCGCTCATTCAGGAACGCGGCCGGAAGCGACAGCGAGGAGAAGAAACGACAAATCGTTATGAATTCAAAATCATCATGAAAGACGGTGCAGAAAAGTGGGTCGATCTATCGGGGGCCTCGACGATGTTGCGGGGAAGGCCGGCGGGCATTATCTCCGTCCTGGACATTACCGACCGTGTTCTGATTCAGGAAGAGCGCGAGAAATTGCAGTCCCGGCTCATCCAGGCCCAGAAGATGGAGGCTATCGGAACATTGGCGCGGCATTGCCCATGA
- a CDS encoding radical SAM protein, with translation MKRPNKDPSKRTKVYHITCSREYGVGCLYFWGCNLRCRLCLLKKEAFDCHLPETRFRIYDPTYRSDRPRRFLTLKKLLLLLDPLELKQVILMGAEPVCDPSLPQIVTSLKQSKGSSIVLLTNGKIMPPLSLLDQVIFSIKAITPSLHRDYTGCDNETILRNFIAIASCKAVSLHTETVFIPGYVDEDEVLRIADFIASVDRSIPFRIDAYLPIQGLPWRAPNVEEIHSLTEKVRRILPHTSCLYGDEGKTDLAYTMERIF, from the coding sequence ATGAAAAGACCGAATAAAGATCCTTCAAAAAGAACAAAGGTCTATCATATAACCTGCTCCAGAGAATACGGCGTGGGCTGTCTTTATTTCTGGGGTTGTAATCTCCGCTGCAGACTGTGCCTTCTGAAAAAGGAGGCGTTTGATTGCCATCTACCTGAAACCCGTTTCCGCATCTATGATCCAACATACAGAAGCGATCGTCCCCGTCGTTTTCTCACATTGAAAAAACTCCTGTTACTTCTCGATCCTCTTGAATTGAAACAAGTCATTCTAATGGGCGCCGAACCTGTATGTGACCCATCACTGCCACAGATTGTGACTTCTCTAAAGCAGTCGAAGGGTAGCTCCATCGTTCTTCTCACCAACGGCAAGATAATGCCACCCCTTTCACTGCTGGATCAGGTCATTTTCAGTATCAAAGCCATCACGCCGTCTCTTCATCGTGATTATACAGGATGCGATAATGAAACCATTTTAAGGAACTTTATTGCGATTGCCTCCTGCAAAGCCGTGTCGCTACATACTGAAACTGTGTTTATTCCAGGCTATGTTGATGAGGATGAAGTGCTGCGGATAGCGGATTTTATCGCCTCTGTGGATCGATCCATTCCGTTCAGAATTGATGCGTATCTCCCCATCCAGGGATTGCCATGGCGCGCTCCGAATGTGGAAGAAATCCATTCATTAACCGAAAAAGTAAGACGTATCCTTCCACACACTTCGTGCCTCTATGGCGATGAGGGCAAAACAGATCTGGCGTATACGATGGAAAGGATATTCTGA
- a CDS encoding HigA family addiction module antitoxin, whose product MSIENKEVREIPPTHPGEILREDFMPDYGLTTAALAEALGVSRQTINEILRERRAMTPAMALRLSRLFGNTPEFWLNAQRAYDLWQAQKSYRRDIERIKPLRVA is encoded by the coding sequence ATGAGTATCGAAAACAAGGAAGTACGCGAAATACCCCCCACACATCCGGGAGAAATACTCCGGGAGGACTTCATGCCCGATTACGGGCTGACTACGGCTGCTTTAGCTGAAGCACTTGGCGTGTCTCGCCAGACCATTAATGAGATTTTACGAGAGCGTCGGGCAATGACCCCGGCAATGGCTCTAAGGCTGTCTCGCTTGTTTGGCAACACCCCGGAATTCTGGCTGAACGCTCAGCGGGCCTATGACCTATGGCAAGCGCAGAAAAGTTACCGGCGAGATATTGAAAGAATCAAGCCCCTGCGCGTAGCATGA
- a CDS encoding ATP-binding protein has protein sequence MGYSELCLMAVQDRPKVYHNMEQVLKAADRAKDLVRQILTFSRKTEQGEKPTALSPIIREVVKFMRASLPTTIEIKQKIEETSDVIIMADPTQLHQVLVNLCTNAGHAMKETGGVLEIGLEEVVINADDLLHRPPISHGHYLVLTVRDTGQGISQEDLARIFEPYFTTKEKGEGTGLGLAVVHGIVKDHGGEIRVYSEAGKGTIFRVYLPLMEKYVEDGKDMEEAIVPGQGEKILFVDDEKMVANLSRELLEKLGYRVVTETDPVKAIEAFREDSDAFDLVITDKTMPHMTGFDVAREIRRIRADIPVMFASGFQEKGDLEKLTILGINHLITKPIRMSVLAKAIRDVLDKKHI, from the coding sequence ATGGGCTATTCGGAACTATGCCTGATGGCGGTACAAGACCGGCCGAAAGTCTACCACAACATGGAACAGGTACTCAAGGCCGCCGATCGGGCAAAAGACCTGGTGCGGCAGATACTGACCTTCAGCCGCAAGACCGAGCAGGGGGAAAAGCCTACTGCCCTATCTCCGATCATTAGAGAAGTCGTCAAGTTTATGCGGGCATCACTGCCGACGACGATAGAGATAAAGCAGAAGATCGAAGAGACTTCCGATGTCATCATCATGGCCGATCCCACGCAGCTGCATCAGGTGCTGGTCAACCTGTGCACGAACGCCGGGCATGCCATGAAGGAGACCGGGGGCGTCCTGGAGATTGGCTTGGAAGAAGTCGTCATCAATGCGGATGACCTCTTGCATCGTCCGCCGATAAGTCACGGCCATTACCTGGTATTGACCGTCAGGGATACAGGGCAGGGAATCTCGCAGGAGGATCTCGCGAGAATCTTTGAACCCTACTTTACAACCAAGGAAAAGGGAGAGGGGACGGGTTTGGGGCTTGCGGTCGTGCACGGGATCGTCAAAGACCATGGCGGGGAGATCAGGGTATACAGCGAGGCGGGCAAGGGAACCATCTTCAGGGTCTACCTGCCGTTGATGGAAAAGTATGTGGAAGATGGAAAAGATATGGAAGAAGCCATAGTACCGGGACAAGGCGAAAAGATCCTGTTTGTTGATGATGAAAAGATGGTGGCCAATTTGAGCAGGGAGCTGCTTGAGAAACTTGGTTACCGGGTAGTAACGGAAACGGACCCTGTAAAAGCGATTGAGGCATTCAGGGAGGATAGTGACGCCTTTGATCTTGTGATCACGGACAAGACCATGCCTCACATGACGGGCTTTGATGTGGCACGGGAAATAAGACGTATTCGCGCCGACATTCCTGTAATGTTCGCTTCAGGATTTCAGGAAAAAGGGGACCTGGAAAAACTCACAATCCTCGGCATCAACCATTTGATTACCAAGCCGATCAGGATGAGCGTGCTGGCCAAAGCCATTCGTGATGTCCTGGATAAAAAACATATTTGA
- a CDS encoding type II toxin-antitoxin system RelE/ParE family toxin, whose amino-acid sequence MIKSFADKHTRELFITGKSRRIQPDLLRRAVRRLEFIDFATCLDDLKVPPSNRLHALKGDREGLYAISINDQWRICFRFQDGDAYDVEITDYH is encoded by the coding sequence GTGATTAAATCGTTCGCCGACAAACATACGAGGGAACTCTTCATCACAGGTAAGTCAAGAAGGATTCAACCTGATCTGCTGAGAAGGGCCGTTCGCCGTTTGGAATTCATTGATTTTGCCACCTGCCTGGATGACCTGAAGGTACCCCCAAGTAACCGCCTTCATGCCTTGAAAGGAGATCGAGAAGGACTTTACGCAATTTCCATCAATGATCAATGGCGAATATGTTTCCGCTTTCAAGATGGCGATGCATATGATGTTGAGATTACTGATTACCATTAA